The Chiroxiphia lanceolata isolate bChiLan1 chromosome 3, bChiLan1.pri, whole genome shotgun sequence DNA segment CTCAGGATCCACTCAGAGGGATTTTTATGGAatgtggggatggaaaaggcaggaaaggggaagggagaccctgccctgagccccgagattcccagggaagccccttgttccctgaactccttcccagggaggagttgggctggggatggatccaatggcagctctggctccaggctgggagagctgggaatggccaggctggagaagggaaggatcccgggagagcttggagaacattccagagcctgaaggggctccaggagagcgggagagggatttgggatcagggCCTGGAATGCCAGGCCCCGGGGAAtggatcccagtgggaaaggggagatttgggggggagattgggaagggattcctggctgggagggtggggaggggctgggctggaattcccagagaagctgtggctgcccctggatccctgggagtgtccaaggccgggttggatcccctgggatagcgggaggtgtcGGGGTTGGAACGGGCTGATCCTTgaggtctcttcccacccaacccatcCCAGCATCCCCAAAAGCAAGGATGGACCTTTTCCCAATGCTTTGGGGTTTCCCTCCCCTGCATTCCCATGGTTCccatggagaagggaagagcctGGCAGGGTTTCTCTTGGAGCAATCCCATATCCAAGCACGGGAAAACCGGGATGCAGGTGCCTGGTTTTCCTGGGGttagatgggagattgggaagggattcctggctgggagggtggggaggggctgggctggaattcccagagaagctgtggctgcccctggatcccgTCCAAGGCCGGGGGTGGAGCCGCCCGGGACAGCGGGAGACGCCGGGGTCGAAACGGGACGAGCTCCAAGACCCCACCCCGCGCTCCCCCGACTCTCCTCCCCTCCGGGATCCCCGCGCTGAcccccccccctcacctccccGTGCCCTCCCTCTCGTCTCTGCCCCTCCCGCAGGTTACGGGCACGCCGCCCCCAGCACGGACGGGGGGAAGGTGTTCTGCATGGTGTACGCGCTGCTGGGCATCCCCCTGACGCTCGTCATGTTCCAGAGCCTGGGCGAGCGCATCAACACCCTGGTGCGGCACCTCCTGCGCCGCGCCAAGCAGGGGCTGGGCATGCGGCGGCCCGAGGTGTCCATGGCCAACATGGTGGCCATCGGCTTCTTCTCCTGCCTCGGCACCCTCTGCGTGGGCGCCGCCGCCTTCTCGCACTACGAGCGCTGGAGCTTCTTCCACGCCTACTACTACTGCTTCATCACCCTCACCACCATCGGCTTCGGCGACTACGTGGCGCTGCAGAAGGACCAGGCGCTGCAGAACCAGCCGCAGTACGTGGCCTTCAGCTTCGTCTACATCCTCACGGGGCTCACGGTCATCGGCGCCTTCCTCAACCTGGTGGTGCTGCGCTTCATGACCATGAACGCCGAGGACGAGCGGCGGGACGCCGAGCACCGGGcgctgctctcctcctcctcctccgcctgCCGCCGCTGCCCCCGGAGCGCTGTCCCCCCCGACGTCGCCTCCCCCGAGCCCCTCccggccgcgcccgccgcgggggccggagccggagccggaggaggaggaggaggaggaggaggaggaggagggctgcGGAACGTGTACGCCGAGGTGCTGCACTTCCAGTCGGTGTGCTCGTGCCTGTGGTACAAGAGCCGCGAGAAGCTGCAGTACTCCATCCCCATGATCATCCCCCGGGACCTCTCCTCCGCCtcggagcagcagcagcagcagagccacgGCGGCGGTGGCCGCGGCGACGGTGGCCACGGCGGCGGTGGCCACGCCGAGCCCGCCCCGCAGCGCTGCCCGTGCGGCGCCCGGCGCTCGGCCGTCAGCTCCGTGTCCAGCGGGCTCCAGAGCCTGGAGCCCTTCCCGGGGCTCAGGAAGCGCCGCAGCTCCGTGTAGAGACCCCTCGGcacttctcccccccccccccccccgcctcctcCCCGGACAACCCCCCGGACCGAGGGATTCGCTGGGCCGGGGGGCTGCGGAGGGACCCCCGTGCTCCTCGGGGGCTGAGGAGGGACCCCCGCGCTCCTCGGGGGCTGAGGAGGGACCCCCGCGCTCCTCGGGGGCTGAGGAGGGACCCCCGCGCTCCTCGGGGGCTGAGGAGGGACCCCCGCGCTCCGGGAGGGACCCCCGCGGTCCTCTGAGCTCCGGGATGGACCCTCGTGCTCCTCGGGGGTTGAGGAGGGACCCCCGCGCTCCTCTGAGCTCCGGGAGGGACCCCTGCGCTCctcaggggctggggagggacccTCGTGCTCCTCCGAGCTCCGGGAGGGAACCCTGCACCCCTTGGGGGCTCCGGGAGGAACCCCCGCGTTCCTggggggctccaggagggatCCTCggggggctccaggagggaccccCGCGCTCCTCTGAGCTCCGGGAGGGACCCCCGCTCTCCTCGGAGGCTCCGGGACGGACCCCTGCACCCCTTGGGGGCTCCGGGAGGAACCCTCGCGTTCCTggggggctccaggagggaccctCGTACTCTcgggggctggagagggaccccCGCGCTCCTGGGGGGGCTGAGGAGGGATCCCCGCGCTCCTGGGGGGCTTCAGGAGGGACTCCCCCACCCCTCGGGACTCCAGGAGGGACCCCCGCGCTCCTGGGGGGCTGAGGAGGGACCCCCGCGTTCCTCgggggctccaggagggaccccCGCGCTCCTGGGGGGCGTCAGGAGGGACTCCCCCACCCCTCGGGACTCCAGGAGGGACCCCCGCGCTCCTGGGGGGCTGAGGAGGGACCCCCGCGTTCCTCGGGGGCTCCGGGAGGGACCCCCGCGCTCCTCTGAGCTCCGGGAGGGACCCCCGCCCTCCTCGGGGGTCTCCGGGCCGGGGGTGGGTCCCGGTTTAATTTAAAGCcggttttttgttggttttgttgttgttttttttggtttggtttggggtttttttggggtttttttgttttgtttttttttccgTGGTTTGCGCCAAAAAACGCCCCCCGAAAATGTGAAACTCCGAGAGGTGGGACGGGGTTGGATCCTCCAcacacccccctccctcctccctggggtCCTGCGGATCCTCGGGAATGCCGCGGGAAGGACGGGAAGGGGTGGATGTCCCTTCGGGAATGCCGCGGGAAGGACGGGAAGGGGTGGATGTCTCCTCTCCCGATCCTCGGGAATGCCGCGGGAAGGACGGGAAGGGGTGGATGTCTCCTCTCCCGATCCTCGGGAATGCCGCGGGAAGcgcaggcagagctgggagaccTCGGGATCGGGTGGGAGGATGGAATTGTTCCCCTCAAGGAGTAATTTTGGAGGACAATCCGGGATATTATCCCTCGGAAtcctcattttctccctccccgAGCCCCTGGGGGTGGAATTGTTCCCCTCAGGGGAGGAATTCTGGGGGACAATCCCAATTATTCCTCGGGATCCCCATTTTCTCCATCCGCGCTGTGGGATGGAATTATTCCCCTTGGAGAGGTATTTTGAGGACAATCTGGGATATTATCCCTCGGGATccccattttctccctccccaagcCCCTGGGGATGGAATTGTTCCCCTCAGGGAGTAATTTTGGAGGACAATCTGGGATATTATCCCTTGGAAtcctcattttctccctcctcaaGCCGCTGGGGATGGAATTGTTCCCCTCAGGAAGTTATTTTGGGGACAATCTGGGATATTTTCCCTCAGGATCCTCATTTCCCCCTCCTCAAGGCTCTGGGGATGGAATTGTTCCCCTCAAGGAGTTATTTTGGGGACAATCCGGGATATTACCCCTCAGGATCCTCATTTCTCCCTCCCCGAGCCCCTGGGGGTGGAATTGTTCCCCTCAGGGGAGGAATTCTGGGGGACAATCCCAATTATTCCTCGGGATCCCCATTTTCTCCATCCTCGCTGTGGGATGGAATTCTTCCCCTCAGGGAGTTATTTTGGGGACAATCTGGGATATTATCCCTCAGGATCCTCATTTCCCCCTCCTCAAGGCTCTGGAGATGGAATTCTTCCCCTCGGGGAGGAATTCTGGGGGACAATCTGGGATATTATCCCTTGGAATCctcatttttctccctcctcaaGACTCTGGGGATGGAATTGTTCCCCTCAGGGAGGAATTCTGTGGGACAATCTGGGATATTATCCCTCAGGATCCTCATTTCCCCCTCCTCAAGGCTCTGGGGATGGAATTGTTCCCCCGGGGGAGTTATTTTGGGGACAATCTGGGATATTATCCCTCAGGAtcctcattttctccctccccaagcCCCTGGGGATGGAATTGTTCCCCTCGGGGAGGAATTCTGGGGGACAATCCCAGTTTATTCCTCGGGatccccatctccatcctcGCTGTGGGATGGAATTCTTCCCCTCAGGGAGGAATTCTGGGGGACAATCTGGGATATTATCCCTCGGGAtcttcattttctccctccccaagcCCCCGGGGATGGGATTCTTCCCCTCGGGGAGTTATTTCGGGGACAATCTGGGACATTATGacacttttccccccttttcctccacccccctttcccccttccctcccccagccccgggatGATCCCAGGATTCCCTTCCCGGGGCTCGGGTTGGTTTCCCTGGAAGGGGAGGGATCCCAGGGATCTCCAGCACTCCACCCGTCCTCGCAGCCAGATCCAGGGGGTTTATTCCCGAGGAATCTCGGCTCATCCATGGAAATGATCCCCGGCTCCCGTGCGGCGGCTCCGGGGGGGAATTTCCCGCCCCCCCCCGGGAAGGATTTTCCGGGATTGCCGCCGAGTTCCTTCCCCTGGAGGGAGAAATAAAGGCTGGGACAGAGCTCGGCACCGCCTCGGCTCCTTCTGGGGGGGATCCCGGTCCGCTGGGATCTCGGGAATATGTGGAATTCTCCCCTCGGGGATGGGAGAGGATGATCCCGGTCCGCTGGGATCTCGGGAATATCTGGAATTGTTCCTCCAGGGTCACATTTGGGTCCCCCCCCAGGATCACAATTCTGTCCCCCCCCCAGGGTCACATTTCTGTCCTCCCTGGGCCACATTTCTGTCCCCCCCAGGGCCACATTTTGGGTTCCCCCCCAGGGTCACACTTCTGTCCTCCCTCTGAGTCACAAttctgtcccccccccccctccgtTTCTGTCTCCCCGGGTCACATTTGGGTCCCCCCCAGGGTCACATTTGGATCCCCCCCCCCGGGTCACATTTCGGTCCCCCCCGGGTCATATTTGTGTCCTCCCTGGGCCACATTTCTGTCCCCCCCAGGGTCACATTTGGGTCCCCCCCCCAGGTCACATTTCGGTCCCCTCTGGGTCACATTTGGGTCCCCCCCAGGGTCACATTTCTGTCCCCTCCAGAACCACATTTGGGTCCCCCAGGGTCACATTTGGGTCCCCCCTCAGATCACATTTCTGTCCCCCCTCAGGGTCACAattctgccccccccccccaaaggcCACATTTCTGTCCCCTCCATTACATCCCCCCGGATCACATTTGGGTCCCCCCCAGGGCCACATTTCTGTCCCCTCCATCACACCCCCCCGGGTCACATTTCTGTCCCCCCCAGGGTCACATTTCTGTCCCCCCCAGAGCCACATTTGGGTCCTCCCGGCTCACATTTGGGTCCCCCTGGGTCACATTTGGGTCCCCCCGGGTCACATTTCTGTCCCCCCCCCTCCATTTCTGTCCCCCTCAGGGTCACATTTGGGTCCCCCCCAGGGTCACAATTCTTTCCCCCCCAGGGTCACAATTCTTTCCCTCCCAGGGTCAAATTTCTGTCCCCCCCAGAGCCACATTTGGGTCCCCCCGGGTCACATTTGGGTCCCCCCCAGGGTCACATTTGGGTCCCCCCCAGGGTCACATTTCTGTCCCCCCAGGGTCACATTTCTGTCCCCCCAGGGTCACATTTCTGTCCCCCCAGGGCCACATTTGGGTCCTCCCGGCTCACATTTGGGTCCCCCCGGGTCACATTTGGGTCCCCCCGGGTCACATTTCTGTCCCCCCCCCTCCATTTCTGTCCCCCCTCAGGGTCACATTTGGGTCCCCCCCAGGGTCACAATTCTTTCCCCCCCAGGGTCACAATTCTTTCCCTCCCAGGGTCACATTTCTGTCCCCCCCAGGGCCACATTTGGGTCCCCCAGGGTCACATTTGGGTCCCCCCCAGGGTCACATTTGGGTCCCCCCAGGGCCACATTTGGGTCCCCCCAGGGTCACATTTCTGTCCCCCCAGGGCCACATTTGGGTCCCCCCCCAGGGTCACAATTCTGTCCCCCCCCCGGGTCACAATTCTGCCCCCCTCCGGGCCACATTGGGGTCCCCCCCGGGTCACATTTCTGTCCCCCCCGGATCACATTTGGGTCCCCCCCAGGGCCACATTTGGGTCCCCCTGGATCACATTTGGGTCCCCCCCCAGGTCACATTTGGGTCCCCCCCAGGGCCACATTTGGGTCCCCCCGGGTCACATTTGGGGCCCCCCCAGGGCCACATTTGGGTCCCCCCCAGGGTCACATTTCTGTCCCCCCAGGGTCACATTTGGGTCCCCCCAGGGTCACATTTGGGTCACCCCCAGGGTCACATCTGGGTCCCCTTCAGGGTCACATTTCTGTCCCCCCCCCCAAGGGTCACATTTGGGTCCCCCCCCCAGGGTCACATTTCTGTCCCCCCCCAGGGTCACATTTGGGTCCCCCCCAGGGCCACATTTGGGTCCCCTCTGGGTCATATTTGGGTCCCCCCCAGGGTCACATTTCTGTCCCCCCCAGGGTCACATTTGTGTCCCCCCCATGGTCACATTTCTGTCCCCCCCGGAGCCACATTTGGGTCCCCCCCAGGGTCACATTTGGGTCCCCCCCAAGGTCACATTTCTGTCCCCTCTAGGGTCACATTTCTGTCCTCCCCCGGGTCACATTTGGGTCCTCCCGGCTCACATTTGGGTCCCCCCGGGTCACATTTctgtcccccccccctccatttCTGTCCCCCCTCAGGGTCACATTTGGGTCCCCCCCAGGGTCACAATTCTTTCCCCCCCAGGGTCACATTTCTGTCCCCCCCAGAGCCACATTTGGGTCCCCCCGGGTCACATTTGGGTCCCCCCCAGGGTCACATTTGGGTCCCCCCCAGGGTCACATTTCTGTCCCCCCAGGGTCACATTTGGGTCCCCCCCAGGGTCACATTTCTGTCCCCCCAGGGTCACATTTGGGTCCCCCCAGGGTCACATTTGGGTCCCCCCCAGGGTCACATTTCTGTCCCCCCCAGAGCCACATTTGGGTCCTCCCGGCTCACATTTGGGTCTCCCCGGGTCACATTTGGGTCCCCCCGGGTCACATttctgtcccccccccccatttctgTCCCCCCTCAGGGTCACATTTGGGTCCCCCCCAGGGTCACAATTCTTTCCCCCCCAGGGTCACAATTCTTTCCCTCCCAAGGTCACATTTCTGTCCCCCCCAGGGCCACATTTGGGTCCCCCCGGGTCACATTTGGGGCCCCCCCAGGGTCACATTTGGGTCCCCCCGGGGCCACATTTCGGTCCCCTCTGGGTCACATTTGGGTCCCCCCCAGGGTCACATTTCTGTCCCCCCCAGGGTCACATTTGGATCTCCCCCAGGTTACATTTCGGTCCCCTCTGGGTCATATTTGGGTCCCCCTCCGGGTCACATTTGTGTCCCCCCCGGGTCACATTTGGGTCCCCCCCAGGGTCACATttctgtccccccccccccgggtaACATTACTGTCCCCCCAGGTCACATTTCTGTCCCCCCCAGGGCCACATTTGGGTCCCCCCCCTGGGTCACATTTGGGTCTCCCCCAGGGCCACATTGGGATCCCTCCCAGGGTCACATTTCTGTTCCCCCCAGGGTCACATTTCCGTCCCCCCCCCCAGGGTCACATTTCTGTCCCCCCAGGGCCACATTTGGGTCTCCCCAGGTCACATTTCTGTCCCCCCTCAGGCTCACATTTGGGTCCCCCCCCAGGTTCAAATTTCTGTCCCCCCCAAGGTCACATTTCTGTCCCCCCCAGGGCCACATTTGGGTCCCCCCCAGGGTCACATTTGGGTCTCCCCCAGGGCCACATTTGGGTCCCTCCCAGGGTCACATTTATGTTCCCCCCGAGGTCACATTTCTGTCCCCCCCAGGGTCACATTTGGGTCCCTCCAGGGCCACATTTGGGTCCCCCCCAGGGTCACATTTCTGTCTCCCCCAGGGCCACATTTGGGTCCCTCCAGGGCCACATTTGGGTCCCCCCCAGGGTCACATTTCTGTCCCCCCAGGGTGACATTTGGGTCCCCCCCCGGGTCACATTTCTGTCCCCTCCATCACAACCCCAGGGTCACATTTCTGTCCCCCCCTGGTGACATTTGGGTCCCCCCAGCgcaatttttatttccccccccccaatatcCCTCCCCCCCACGTGCAGGGACACCCGGAGGCGCCTCCCACCCTCATTCCcacccctccccttcccttccagcccctcccaATCCCTGGGAAGGGATAACGCCCCTCCCGCTCCCGGCCTTGGCAGAGCCGGTTTATCCCACATGGGTTTATCCCAGGCAGGTTTATCCCAGACAGGTTTATCCCAGTTGGGTTTATCCCAGACAGGTTTATCCCACATGGGTTTATCCCAGACGGGTTTATCCCACATGGGTTTATCCCAGGCAGGTTTATCCCAGGCAGGTTTATCCCAGATGGGTTTATCCCAGGCAGGTTTATCCCAGGCAGGTTTATCCCAGATGGGTTTATCCCAGGCAGGTTTATCCCAGATGGGTTTATCCCAGGCAGGTTTATCCCAGGCAGGTTTATCCCAGATGGGTTTATCCCAGGCAGGTTTATCCCAGGCAGGTTTATCCCAGGCAGGTTTATCCCAGGCAGGTTTATCCCAGATGGGTTTATCCCAGATGGGTTTATCCCAGATGGGTTTATCCCACACAGGTTTATCCCAGGCAGGTTTATCCCAGTTGGGTTTATCCCAGTCAGGTTTATCCCAGATGGGTTTATCCCAGACAGGTTTATCCCAGGCAGGTTTATCCCACATGGGTTTATCCCACATGGGTTTATCCCAGTTGGGTTTATCCCACACAGGTTTATCCCACATGGGTTTATCCCAGTTGGGTTTATCCCAGACAGGTTTATCCCAGGCAGGTTTATCCCAGTTGGGTTTATCCCACATGGGTTTATCCCAGGTAGGTTTATCCCAGATGGGTTTATCCCGGGCAGGTTTATCCCACATGGGTTTATCCCACATGGGTTTATCCCAGACAGGTTTATCCCAGTTGGGTTTATCCCAGGTGGGTTTATCCCAGGCAGGTTTATCCCAGGCAGGTTTATCCCAGTTGGGTTTATCCCAGGCAGGTTTATCCCAGGCAGGTTTATCCCACACAGGTTTATCCCAGACAGGTTTATCCCAGGCAGGTTTATCCCAGGCGGGTTTATCCCACACAGGTTTATCCCAGTTGGGTTTATCCCAGTTGGGTTTATCCCAGACAGGTTTATCCCACATGGGTTTATCCCAGACAGGTTTATCCCAGTTGGGTTTATCCCAGACAGGTTTATCCCAGTTGGGTTTATCCCAGTTGGGTTTATCCCAGGCAGGTTTATCCCACATGGATTTATCCCAGGCAGGTTTATCCCAGGCAGGTTTATCCCAGATGGGTTTATCCTGGGTGGGTTTATCCCAGATGGGTTTATCCCACACAGGTTTATCCCAGTTGGGTTTATCCCAGGCAAGTTTATCCCAGACAGGTTTATCCCAGTTGGGTTTATCCCAGGCAGGTTTATCCCGGCAGGTTTATCCCGGCAGGTTTATCCCAGGCAGGTTTATCCCACACAGGTTTATCCCAGACAGGTTTATCCCAGGCAGGTTTATCCCAGGCAGGTTTATCCCACATGGGTTTATCCCAGACAGGTTTATCCCAGTTGGGTTTATCCCACATGGGTTTATCCCACATGGGTTTATCCCAGACAGGTTTATCCCA contains these protein-coding regions:
- the KCNK3 gene encoding potassium channel subfamily K member 3 — translated: MQKLWLPLDPVQGRGWSRPGQRETPGSKRDELQDPTPRSPDSPPLRDPRADPPPSPPRALPLVSAPPAGYGHAAPSTDGGKVFCMVYALLGIPLTLVMFQSLGERINTLVRHLLRRAKQGLGMRRPEVSMANMVAIGFFSCLGTLCVGAAAFSHYERWSFFHAYYYCFITLTTIGFGDYVALQKDQALQNQPQYVAFSFVYILTGLTVIGAFLNLVVLRFMTMNAEDERRDAEHRALLSSSSSACRRCPRSAVPPDVASPEPLPAAPAAGAGAGAGGGGGGGGGGGGLRNVYAEVLHFQSVCSCLWYKSREKLQYSIPMIIPRDLSSASEQQQQQSHGGGGRGDGGHGGGGHAEPAPQRCPCGARRSAVSSVSSGLQSLEPFPGLRKRRSSV